One genomic segment of Candidatus Dadabacteria bacterium includes these proteins:
- the cofG gene encoding 7,8-didemethyl-8-hydroxy-5-deazariboflavin synthase subunit CofG, whose product MTLLAKTWEKTFGASESAMLLNAFGVSDFSELRASPKLERIISKAIDGESVTREDALYLAELFPREIPFLLLAASAIRNRSKGKTVTYSKNVFVPLTQLCRDRCGYCTFKIEPGEGELFMTPEEVVDMAKKGAKAGCTELLFVTGDKPELAYQVYRDALGEIGYETTADYLIDMGKTGLEYGIFPHTNLGLSTPEELSGFRKSNPSMGLMLENISERLLKKGNAHHGCADKVPKLRMETMEHAGELSIPWTSGILVGIGETFEERIDSLYALLELSRSYGHLQEIIIQNFNPKEGIKMEDYPPADFLEMLKTVAISRLIFGGDMNIQIPPNLNNRNFTFYLTAGINDLGGVSPLTIDYVNPEAPWPQVERMEREVSALGYELRERLPVYPEYIDEQWIDPYVLGKVRQRVDERGYVPVN is encoded by the coding sequence ATGACTCTTTTAGCTAAAACTTGGGAAAAAACATTCGGCGCGAGCGAAAGCGCCATGCTACTCAATGCGTTCGGCGTAAGCGACTTCTCGGAGCTTCGCGCATCCCCGAAACTTGAGAGAATAATATCAAAAGCCATCGATGGAGAAAGCGTCACGCGCGAAGACGCTCTCTACCTTGCGGAGCTTTTTCCCAGGGAAATTCCTTTTCTTCTTCTGGCCGCATCGGCTATCAGAAACCGCTCGAAGGGAAAAACCGTAACCTACTCCAAAAACGTTTTCGTGCCCCTGACCCAGCTCTGCAGGGACCGCTGCGGATACTGCACGTTCAAGATAGAACCGGGAGAGGGAGAGCTGTTCATGACCCCTGAAGAGGTCGTCGACATGGCCAAAAAAGGGGCTAAGGCGGGATGCACTGAACTTCTTTTCGTCACGGGAGACAAGCCGGAACTCGCCTATCAGGTATACAGGGACGCACTCGGGGAAATCGGTTACGAAACAACAGCGGACTATCTGATCGACATGGGAAAAACCGGTCTTGAGTACGGAATTTTTCCCCATACGAATCTCGGGCTTTCGACCCCCGAAGAACTCTCCGGGTTCAGAAAAAGCAACCCAAGCATGGGCCTCATGCTCGAGAACATAAGCGAGAGGCTGCTCAAGAAGGGAAACGCTCACCACGGCTGCGCGGACAAGGTCCCGAAACTCAGGATGGAGACGATGGAGCACGCGGGCGAGCTCAGTATTCCCTGGACAAGCGGCATTCTGGTCGGAATCGGGGAAACGTTCGAGGAGAGAATCGACTCGCTTTACGCCCTTTTGGAACTCTCTCGCAGCTATGGTCACCTGCAGGAGATAATAATTCAGAACTTCAACCCCAAGGAAGGAATAAAAATGGAGGACTACCCTCCCGCCGATTTTCTCGAGATGCTGAAGACCGTCGCCATCTCGAGGCTTATATTCGGAGGGGACATGAACATACAGATACCGCCTAACCTTAACAACAGGAATTTCACTTTCTACCTAACCGCTGGCATAAACGACCTGGGCGGCGTGTCGCCCCTCACGATAGACTACGTTAACCCCGAGGCCCCGTGGCCGCAGGTTGAAAGAATGGAAAGGGAGGTAAGCGCGCTGGGTTACGAACTTCGGGAAAGGCTTCCCGTGTATCCCGAGTATATAGACGAGCAGTGGATAGACCCTTATGTTCTGGGCAAGGTAAGGCAGCGAGTTGATGAGAGGGGATACGTTCCCGTAAACTGA
- the cofH gene encoding 7,8-didemethyl-8-hydroxy-5-deazariboflavin synthase subunit CofH, producing MEDINKIIGSIEERRPIGVDGVMSRINGTTGRIIEDALSGKEISVEDGIHLFNIDDTDEISALALAADQIRKEDVGDVVTYVVNRNINFTNICDVYCGFCNFMADEGDERAYFLSMDEVAERTVEAWEIGATEVCMQGGMHPEIDGNFYIELIKTVKKAVPDMHTHAFSPYEIYYGAKTLGIEEEDFIRRLKDVGHNTFPGTAAEVLVEEVRKVIAPRKIPTEVWIRVVKKAHKEGMRTTSTIMYGHLDKRHHWAIHLGILRDIQKETGGFTEFVPLRFIPWNTRLFIHSKGKVRKGPTDLDQLKMYAVSRMMLRGWINNIQVSWVKQGPEFAQFSLTAGANDFGGTLMEEQISRFAGASYGQYFPPEEFRKLTREIGRIPAERDTTYGILKTFENGEA from the coding sequence ATGGAAGATATAAACAAGATAATAGGCTCTATAGAGGAGAGAAGGCCCATCGGCGTAGACGGAGTTATGTCGCGCATAAACGGCACTACGGGCCGGATAATCGAGGATGCGCTTTCGGGCAAGGAGATCTCGGTTGAGGACGGAATTCATCTCTTCAACATAGATGATACGGACGAGATATCCGCTCTCGCGCTTGCGGCCGACCAGATAAGAAAGGAAGACGTGGGAGATGTGGTCACCTACGTCGTTAACAGGAACATAAACTTCACTAACATATGCGACGTCTACTGCGGTTTCTGCAATTTCATGGCTGACGAGGGAGACGAGAGGGCCTATTTCCTCTCGATGGACGAAGTTGCGGAGAGAACCGTTGAAGCCTGGGAGATAGGCGCGACGGAAGTATGCATGCAGGGAGGCATGCATCCCGAGATAGACGGCAATTTCTACATCGAGCTTATAAAGACGGTAAAAAAAGCCGTGCCCGATATGCACACGCACGCTTTCTCTCCCTACGAGATCTACTACGGAGCTAAGACTCTCGGTATAGAGGAAGAGGATTTCATAAGAAGACTCAAGGATGTCGGTCACAATACCTTCCCAGGCACCGCGGCCGAGGTTCTGGTTGAAGAAGTAAGAAAGGTAATCGCCCCAAGGAAGATACCGACCGAGGTGTGGATAAGGGTAGTGAAAAAAGCTCACAAGGAAGGAATGAGAACCACTTCGACCATAATGTACGGGCACCTCGACAAGCGCCATCACTGGGCAATACACCTTGGAATTCTGAGAGACATACAGAAAGAGACTGGAGGGTTCACGGAATTCGTGCCGCTTCGGTTCATTCCCTGGAACACAAGGCTGTTCATTCACTCCAAGGGAAAGGTGAGAAAAGGTCCGACCGATCTTGACCAGCTGAAGATGTACGCCGTTTCACGGATGATGCTCCGGGGATGGATAAACAACATACAGGTCTCCTGGGTCAAGCAGGGACCCGAGTTCGCACAGTTCTCGCTCACCGCCGGGGCAAACGATTTCGGGGGAACGCTCATGGAAGAGCAGATATCCCGTTTCGCCGGTGCAAGTTACGGACAGTACTTCCCGCCCGAAGAATTCAGAAAACTCACCAGAGAAATAGGCAGAATCCCGGCCGAACGGGACACGACCTACGGGATACTCAAAACGTTTGAAAACGGCGAGGCCTGA
- a CDS encoding FAD-binding protein, producing MEKSRIEELSRKLRGQIRGEVRENLVDRTIYSTDASNYRILPEAVVIPKNRQDIEITVSEASARDIPVTVRGAGTSLAGQAVGEGVILDLSKYMNGIIDVDAGGKKARVEPGITIDGLNRNLAPLGLMFGPDPSSASVATVGGAVANNATGAHSILYGMAGDHVISSNAVLADGSPLELSKENYEKRGGGNGIAENLFEKLAALIKENGELVRNDFSRHWRRASGYSLNYFLDREFNPAKLLASSEGTLAVSTDFELNLVEKPRSSALCVISFREIPEAMDSVSKILSRNPSAIELIDGTLIGLARRKKGFSRAVSFIEGTPGAILVVEFQGDDERQTGEKAKSLAESAVPGATAFPVLGREEQKKVWDVRKAGLGILMSDRGKQKPVPCIEDVSVPTENLAQYTRDVISLLDEFGLKAAFYGHASAGCLHIRPLLDLREQKGVSDMVALSERTLELVLRHSGVMSGEHGDGLQRSYLNEKLFGKKLYSIMEELKEIFDPRGILNPGKVVRGADSSSNLRARKSEESLNTFLDWSREGGLAAAAAMCNGQGVCRKTAEGIMCPSYRATLDEGDTTRARANLLRELLLGDMDKEMVYEKGFYDVFDLCVGCKACRTECPSGVDVGKMKTEFLALYKNKTGFTARDMLFARVHEISSARSALPRFLNRALESPFSRGLLSLAGISRRRSLPPMAEDTFSGWFRKKKKNPQNGKQVVYFHDTWSEFFYPEIGKAVIGVLESLGFEVLLERQRKCCGRPMLSTGMVEKARENAAHNVNVLSDYARRNIPVVFSEPSCLSAFRDEYADLLPGNESLDTLLPNTHSVCEFVRAQGDNSLDPGKQRRGGILVHGHCHERSVGNFGKTLSLLNELGYDARTSDAGCCGMAGSFGYEKEHYEVSKAMGECGLFPKIRDLGESERVCVTGISCLEQVSHFTGVVPVHIALLLEECISAKDAK from the coding sequence ATGGAGAAATCAAGAATCGAAGAACTGAGCAGGAAGCTTCGCGGACAGATCCGGGGCGAGGTAAGAGAAAACCTCGTTGACCGGACCATCTACAGCACGGACGCAAGCAACTACAGGATCCTCCCAGAAGCTGTCGTAATCCCAAAAAATCGCCAGGACATAGAAATTACAGTTTCCGAAGCCTCAGCCCGCGATATCCCGGTCACGGTGCGGGGGGCGGGAACAAGCCTTGCGGGGCAGGCCGTGGGAGAAGGTGTAATCCTCGACCTCTCAAAATACATGAACGGGATAATCGACGTAGACGCCGGAGGAAAAAAAGCAAGAGTCGAGCCCGGAATCACGATTGACGGACTCAATAGAAACCTCGCGCCTTTAGGACTCATGTTCGGACCGGATCCCTCAAGCGCAAGCGTCGCCACCGTCGGAGGAGCCGTGGCGAATAATGCCACAGGGGCCCATTCAATACTGTATGGAATGGCGGGCGATCACGTCATCTCCTCAAATGCCGTGCTCGCGGACGGGTCTCCGCTCGAGCTTTCCAAGGAAAACTACGAAAAACGTGGTGGAGGAAACGGTATTGCGGAAAATCTTTTCGAAAAACTCGCCGCGCTCATAAAGGAAAACGGGGAACTTGTAAGAAATGACTTTTCAAGACACTGGAGAAGGGCTTCGGGATACTCGCTTAACTATTTTCTGGACAGGGAATTCAATCCCGCGAAACTTCTTGCCTCCTCGGAAGGAACCCTCGCGGTCTCAACCGATTTCGAGCTTAACCTCGTTGAAAAACCTCGCTCAAGCGCGCTCTGCGTCATCTCGTTCCGCGAAATTCCCGAGGCAATGGACTCGGTTTCAAAAATCCTCTCCCGCAACCCCTCGGCAATTGAACTTATCGACGGAACGCTGATAGGTCTTGCTAGAAGGAAAAAAGGATTCTCCCGCGCCGTTTCCTTCATCGAGGGAACCCCGGGAGCCATCCTCGTAGTCGAATTTCAGGGAGACGATGAAAGACAGACCGGCGAGAAGGCAAAAAGCCTCGCAGAGTCCGCGGTCCCGGGGGCGACCGCGTTTCCGGTGCTCGGGCGGGAGGAGCAGAAAAAGGTCTGGGATGTAAGAAAGGCGGGGCTCGGCATCCTGATGAGCGACAGGGGCAAGCAGAAACCGGTGCCTTGCATAGAAGACGTCTCGGTTCCCACGGAAAACCTTGCCCAATACACAAGGGACGTGATTTCGCTTCTTGACGAGTTCGGTCTTAAAGCCGCTTTTTACGGTCACGCAAGTGCCGGATGCCTGCACATAAGGCCTCTTCTTGACCTCCGGGAGCAAAAGGGAGTATCCGACATGGTAGCGCTTTCGGAACGCACCCTTGAGCTTGTTCTTCGCCACTCGGGGGTAATGAGCGGCGAGCACGGAGATGGCCTCCAGAGGAGTTATCTAAACGAAAAACTTTTCGGAAAGAAGCTTTATTCCATCATGGAAGAGCTAAAGGAGATATTCGACCCGCGGGGAATACTCAATCCCGGGAAAGTAGTCCGTGGGGCTGATTCTTCCTCAAATCTGAGGGCAAGGAAGTCTGAGGAGAGCCTCAACACCTTCCTTGACTGGTCCCGTGAAGGGGGGCTTGCCGCCGCGGCCGCAATGTGCAACGGCCAAGGGGTCTGCAGAAAAACCGCCGAGGGCATAATGTGCCCTTCCTACAGGGCGACCCTCGATGAGGGCGACACCACAAGGGCGCGGGCAAACCTTCTCCGGGAACTTCTGCTGGGCGACATGGACAAGGAGATGGTCTACGAGAAAGGATTCTACGATGTTTTTGATCTCTGCGTGGGATGCAAAGCATGCCGTACCGAATGTCCTTCCGGGGTTGACGTGGGCAAGATGAAAACCGAGTTCCTGGCGCTCTACAAGAATAAAACCGGGTTTACTGCAAGAGATATGCTATTTGCCCGAGTGCACGAGATAAGTTCCGCGCGTAGCGCCCTTCCCCGCTTTCTAAACCGCGCGCTTGAAAGCCCTTTCTCCCGAGGGCTGCTTTCGCTTGCGGGAATTTCCCGAAGAAGATCTCTTCCCCCGATGGCCGAAGATACTTTCAGCGGGTGGTTCCGCAAAAAGAAGAAAAATCCCCAGAATGGAAAACAGGTGGTTTATTTCCACGACACGTGGTCTGAGTTTTTCTACCCCGAGATAGGAAAAGCCGTTATCGGGGTGCTTGAGAGCCTTGGTTTCGAGGTGCTTCTGGAGAGACAAAGAAAATGCTGCGGGCGGCCGATGCTGAGTACCGGCATGGTGGAGAAAGCCAGGGAGAACGCAGCTCACAACGTAAACGTTCTCTCAGATTACGCCAGAAGGAATATCCCAGTGGTATTTTCAGAACCCAGCTGCCTCTCCGCGTTTCGGGATGAATACGCAGATCTTCTTCCAGGTAACGAATCACTGGACACGCTCCTTCCGAACACACACTCGGTCTGCGAATTTGTCCGCGCGCAAGGTGATAATTCCCTCGACCCCGGAAAGCAAAGACGCGGAGGAATACTAGTTCACGGACATTGCCACGAAAGATCTGTCGGCAATTTCGGAAAGACCCTGTCACTTCTTAACGAACTGGGATACGACGCGAGGACAAGCGATGCCGGGTGTTGCGGCATGGCAGGGAGCTTCGGCTACGAGAAAGAGCACTACGAGGTATCAAAAGCCATGGGAGAGTGCGGTCTTTTCCCGAAAATAAGAGACTTGGGAGAATCGGAAAGGGTCTGCGTAACGGGCATATCATGTCTCGAGCAGGTCTCCCATTTCACCGGGGTGGTTCCGGTTCACATAGCCCTGCTTCTCGAAGAATGCATATCGGCTAAAGATGCGAAATAA
- the holB gene encoding DNA polymerase III subunit delta', translating into MPVLAGKIKTMGFPQIIGHEPQKEFLRNSVRKNRISHAYLFSGPEGVGKKLVAIGFAKLINCSEGGTENLDCECTSCAKTEKGLNPDVLVFGYPNEKTIKVDHVRQDIERLIHLAPYENPYKVFIIDGAQRMNFNAQNAFLKTLEEPPPNSVIILITTLADLLMPTIRSRCQSVVFQPLEAGQVRKFLEEEKPGQNDPELVSKISGGSISRALGTDEEYLRKRIEYIDCVMAVDAKKPLTLFDSVERIQKDIKSGGPEELKTVFDILSTWLRDSVILKTCGKKEEIVNTDLIEQLNEYSEKRNVPELLVKFTALEETMARISENNANVEISLENLLLRLAL; encoded by the coding sequence ATGCCCGTGCTTGCCGGTAAGATAAAGACCATGGGATTTCCGCAGATCATAGGACACGAACCCCAGAAGGAATTTCTTCGCAACTCAGTCCGCAAAAACCGGATCTCGCACGCATACCTTTTCTCAGGACCCGAGGGCGTAGGGAAAAAACTGGTCGCGATCGGTTTCGCGAAACTCATAAACTGCTCCGAGGGAGGGACAGAGAACCTTGACTGCGAATGTACCTCGTGCGCGAAAACCGAAAAAGGCCTGAACCCCGACGTCTTAGTGTTCGGATACCCAAACGAAAAGACGATAAAAGTGGACCACGTAAGACAGGACATAGAGCGGCTGATTCACCTGGCGCCCTATGAGAATCCCTACAAGGTCTTCATAATCGACGGCGCACAGAGAATGAACTTCAATGCACAGAACGCGTTTCTGAAGACTCTAGAAGAACCACCGCCTAATTCCGTCATAATCCTCATAACGACGCTTGCAGACCTGCTCATGCCGACTATAAGATCAAGATGCCAGTCGGTTGTCTTTCAGCCCCTTGAGGCAGGACAGGTAAGAAAATTTCTGGAAGAGGAGAAACCCGGGCAGAATGACCCGGAGCTTGTCTCAAAAATATCGGGAGGCAGCATCTCAAGGGCACTCGGTACTGATGAAGAGTATCTGCGTAAAAGAATCGAATATATAGACTGCGTAATGGCCGTCGACGCCAAAAAGCCCCTTACCCTTTTTGATTCCGTGGAGAGGATACAGAAAGATATAAAGAGTGGAGGACCGGAAGAGCTGAAAACGGTCTTTGACATTCTCTCCACATGGCTTCGGGATTCGGTGATTCTCAAGACTTGCGGAAAGAAAGAGGAGATAGTGAATACCGACCTCATTGAGCAACTAAATGAATACTCTGAAAAAAGGAACGTACCCGAACTCCTAGTTAAGTTCACCGCTCTTGAGGAAACTATGGCGCGGATCTCGGAGAATAACGCAAACGTCGAGATTTCTCTCGAGAATCTTCTCCTGAGGCTTGCCCTATAA
- a CDS encoding carbohydrate porin, translating into MYKLILSIVILLSASPLAFAGEAADENEALKQRIEYLELELEITRKKLAESESRAAPAPQEPEEPEKSPIRIGGAMRANHAYGDYSGRRGENIGDSDFELLRLNVDLDYNGVIGRAEYRYYDDYSMMHTAWLGYKSDDYGTLKVGIVRVPFGPGPWGVSNSWFFDQHYYVGLADDMDLGARWTKAFGDLTVDLAYYLQDEGHWDGTSRDSARYSYDPVKWNSGADSDGNVTDFGENGFEEEHQVNLRIIYASESIGDIGMSFQYGRLEGTNVDDSGADHLAVSAHAVTPLRDFSLHSQLSYYRYDITDKTPWGTGDLIPMGAFNFAWPVASEAWLPAVSLRYNGIEGSDIAWLDGVTPYIEWSSILKTTEDFNNSSLWTFGALWYWGSLYIYTDFALSDGNFFVGTEGDEYGNIYDGANDFGASGNNRWHKRFNINVGYYFTLYE; encoded by the coding sequence ATGTACAAACTTATCTTAAGCATTGTAATTCTGCTGTCCGCTTCCCCGCTGGCGTTTGCCGGCGAGGCCGCCGATGAAAACGAAGCGTTGAAACAACGTATCGAATATCTGGAGCTGGAGCTGGAAATAACCCGGAAAAAACTCGCGGAGTCGGAATCCCGGGCAGCACCAGCACCCCAAGAGCCGGAAGAACCTGAGAAAAGTCCGATCAGAATCGGCGGCGCGATGCGCGCCAACCATGCCTACGGCGATTACTCAGGGCGCAGGGGCGAAAACATCGGAGACTCAGATTTCGAACTGCTGCGCCTAAATGTCGATCTCGACTACAACGGCGTTATCGGAAGAGCCGAATACCGGTACTACGATGACTACAGCATGATGCACACTGCATGGCTCGGATACAAGTCGGACGACTACGGAACCCTTAAGGTGGGCATTGTCCGCGTTCCTTTCGGACCGGGCCCATGGGGCGTTTCGAACAGCTGGTTCTTTGATCAGCACTACTACGTCGGGCTTGCGGACGACATGGACCTGGGAGCAAGATGGACGAAGGCCTTCGGCGACCTTACGGTCGACCTTGCCTACTATCTTCAGGACGAAGGACACTGGGACGGAACCAGCCGCGACAGTGCCCGATACAGTTACGACCCCGTAAAGTGGAACAGCGGAGCCGACTCGGACGGGAATGTCACCGACTTCGGAGAAAACGGTTTTGAGGAAGAACACCAAGTAAACCTGCGCATTATCTACGCGAGCGAGAGCATCGGGGATATCGGAATGTCGTTTCAGTACGGAAGGCTTGAAGGAACGAATGTGGATGACTCAGGCGCCGACCACCTCGCAGTCTCAGCTCACGCGGTGACCCCGCTTCGGGATTTCTCGCTTCATTCCCAACTGTCCTATTACAGATACGACATTACGGACAAGACTCCCTGGGGAACCGGTGACCTTATTCCCATGGGAGCTTTTAACTTCGCATGGCCCGTGGCGTCAGAGGCATGGCTGCCGGCTGTTTCCCTCAGGTACAACGGCATTGAGGGTTCAGATATAGCGTGGCTCGACGGCGTCACGCCCTATATCGAGTGGAGTTCCATCCTCAAGACAACAGAAGATTTCAACAACAGCTCCCTCTGGACTTTCGGCGCTCTCTGGTACTGGGGCTCTCTATATATCTACACTGATTTCGCGCTCAGCGACGGTAATTTCTTCGTCGGTACGGAAGGAGACGAATACGGCAATATTTACGATGGAGCAAACGATTTCGGCGCCAGTGGAAACAACAGGTGGCACAAGCGCTTTAACATTAACGTGGGCTACTATTTCACTCTTTACGAATAA
- a CDS encoding BCCT family transporter — protein sequence MEHGHQAGQDNLQIFGLDINVPVFVASGISVLLFTIGALVFREAATEVLGTLRVWITTRFDWLFMSAANICFLFCLLLIVSPLGNVRLGGASALPQYSRFTWLSMIFTAGVAIGLLFYGVLEPVYYLQNPPLGIDPSDTKAAQAVGISAATFHWGLSPWAFYGTVGLGLAFFSYNRGLPLTVRSVFYPLLGKRVWGWSGHLIDTLAIFATLFGLATSLGLGAKQSVAGLNYLFGIPATDMTYIVFIVLTTFFATLSVLSGLNVGIRRLSQITVAIALLLLLFVFIAGPTQYILSSIFAGLADYIVKIVPLSNWVGREDTDFLHGWTTFYWAWWISWTPFVGMFIARISRGRTVREFLVCVLVLPTIFCLLWMSVFGGTAIHQFLFDGYTGVTTIITQWKPELALFKMLEQLPMTQILSFASVVLLVIFFITSSDSASLVIDITSAGGKLDAPPSQRVFWCSLEGAVAIALLLGGGLKSLQAASLIAGLPFSVLLILMTVSIWKGIRSEAR from the coding sequence GTGGAACACGGTCATCAGGCGGGACAAGACAATCTTCAGATATTCGGTCTTGATATAAACGTCCCGGTATTCGTGGCGTCCGGGATTTCCGTACTTCTTTTCACAATCGGGGCACTTGTGTTCCGGGAGGCGGCTACGGAAGTGCTGGGAACGCTTCGAGTCTGGATTACCACCCGATTTGATTGGCTTTTCATGAGCGCCGCCAACATATGCTTTCTGTTCTGTCTTCTCTTGATCGTATCTCCCTTGGGAAATGTGCGCCTCGGCGGTGCGAGCGCACTTCCCCAGTACTCAAGGTTTACCTGGCTTTCCATGATCTTCACGGCGGGAGTCGCAATCGGTCTGCTGTTCTACGGAGTGCTTGAGCCTGTCTACTATCTGCAGAACCCTCCTCTGGGAATTGATCCATCCGATACCAAGGCGGCTCAGGCCGTCGGCATATCCGCAGCAACCTTTCACTGGGGACTCTCCCCGTGGGCGTTTTACGGAACCGTGGGCCTCGGTCTCGCTTTTTTCTCCTACAACAGGGGACTGCCCCTCACGGTCCGCTCGGTGTTCTACCCTCTTCTCGGAAAGCGCGTGTGGGGCTGGAGCGGGCATCTTATAGATACGCTGGCAATATTCGCCACGCTGTTCGGTCTTGCCACATCTCTTGGCCTCGGGGCGAAGCAATCCGTGGCCGGTCTTAACTACCTGTTCGGAATCCCGGCAACGGATATGACTTACATCGTATTTATAGTGCTGACCACCTTTTTCGCCACCCTTTCGGTGCTCAGCGGGCTGAACGTGGGGATCAGGCGCCTGAGTCAGATCACTGTAGCAATTGCCCTGCTTCTGCTCCTGTTCGTTTTCATCGCCGGGCCGACGCAGTACATATTGAGCAGTATTTTCGCGGGATTAGCGGACTATATCGTGAAGATTGTACCCCTCAGCAACTGGGTAGGGAGAGAGGATACGGATTTTCTGCACGGATGGACGACTTTTTACTGGGCCTGGTGGATCTCGTGGACGCCGTTTGTCGGAATGTTCATCGCCCGCATCTCAAGGGGAAGAACCGTACGCGAATTCCTCGTCTGCGTTCTCGTTCTTCCGACTATCTTCTGCCTCCTGTGGATGAGCGTTTTCGGCGGCACGGCCATTCACCAATTTCTCTTCGACGGCTACACGGGCGTTACGACTATAATCACGCAGTGGAAACCGGAACTCGCGCTCTTCAAGATGCTTGAGCAGCTCCCCATGACGCAGATACTCTCCTTTGCAAGCGTCGTTCTTCTCGTAATCTTTTTTATCACTTCATCGGATTCGGCTTCGCTCGTCATCGACATCACTTCGGCCGGCGGGAAGCTTGACGCTCCCCCATCCCAGCGCGTGTTCTGGTGCAGCCTGGAGGGCGCGGTAGCCATCGCTCTGCTTCTCGGAGGAGGGCTTAAATCACTGCAGGCGGCCTCGCTCATAGCCGGACTTCCGTTCTCGGTCCTGCTCATCCTGATGACGGTAAGCATATGGAAGGGAATCAGGAGCGAAGCCCGCTGA
- a CDS encoding BCCT family transporter: MKEEKKPARGSNIYKGRAYRRGRDNLRIFGLDLHVRAFLVSALVIVIFVAAGTIFQEETAELFANARHWVVTRFHWLFMSAVNVILVFCLLLIVSPFAKVRLGGRDAKPDYSYASWFAMIFSTSVSAGFLFFGVVEPIHHFQNPPLGIDPSDTKTAFAAGMAGAIFHWGLHGWAIFAVVGLSMALFSYNMGMPFSLRSVFYPVLGNRVWGWSGHLIEALAVFSTLFGIAVSIGLGTEQITGGVDYLLSIPPTDLSKVMVIALVMLTAMTALLTGINTGIGRLSRINIILAVSLMLFIIAAGPTLDILRHCLDSTTTYIMSITSLSIWIGRDDTNFLHEWTIFYWAWWFCYAPFVGMFIARISKGRTVREFLFFVLILPTIFCVLWMNAFGGTAVHQFLIDGYTGVTETVATGLHGLALFKLLETFPLTHLFSLVSIVMLFSFLVVSLDSGSLAVDSITAGGKLNTPVRQREFWCLIGGLIPAVLMLAGGLGSFQAAVIVVSLPLAVLFVVMLFSIWTGLRRELRHPHHPRQPSRKDAG; the protein is encoded by the coding sequence ATGAAAGAAGAGAAAAAACCGGCGCGGGGATCAAATATTTACAAGGGGCGCGCCTACAGGCGCGGACGGGACAATCTCAGGATATTCGGGCTTGACCTCCATGTCCGGGCATTCCTTGTTTCCGCGCTTGTCATCGTCATCTTCGTTGCCGCCGGGACGATCTTTCAGGAAGAAACGGCCGAGCTCTTCGCAAACGCCCGCCACTGGGTCGTCACCCGATTCCACTGGTTGTTCATGAGCGCAGTCAACGTCATACTGGTTTTCTGCCTGCTGCTGATCGTCTCACCGTTCGCCAAGGTGCGTCTGGGCGGACGGGATGCGAAACCGGACTACTCGTATGCAAGCTGGTTCGCCATGATCTTTTCGACGTCGGTAAGCGCAGGATTCCTGTTTTTCGGAGTGGTTGAACCGATACATCATTTTCAGAATCCTCCGCTCGGCATCGACCCTTCCGACACCAAAACCGCTTTTGCCGCGGGCATGGCGGGGGCTATTTTTCACTGGGGACTCCACGGATGGGCGATATTCGCCGTCGTGGGCCTGTCAATGGCTCTTTTCTCCTACAACATGGGCATGCCGTTTTCCCTGCGTTCGGTGTTCTATCCCGTTTTGGGCAACCGAGTGTGGGGCTGGAGCGGGCACCTGATCGAAGCGCTGGCGGTATTCTCCACCCTGTTCGGCATCGCAGTCTCGATCGGTCTCGGAACCGAGCAGATAACCGGTGGAGTTGATTACCTGCTCTCGATTCCCCCGACCGATCTCTCCAAGGTGATGGTGATCGCCTTGGTGATGCTGACGGCGATGACGGCCCTGCTGACCGGGATAAATACCGGAATCGGCCGCCTGAGCCGAATCAACATAATCCTCGCGGTGTCGCTTATGCTGTTCATCATTGCGGCCGGACCGACGCTTGACATCCTACGCCACTGCTTGGACTCAACCACCACTTACATCATGAGCATAACGTCCCTCAGCATCTGGATAGGGCGCGATGACACGAATTTTCTGCACGAATGGACCATCTTTTACTGGGCCTGGTGGTTCTGCTACGCGCCGTTTGTCGGAATGTTCATCGCCCGCATTTCCAAAGGCAGAACCGTGCGCGAGTTTTTGTTTTTCGTGCTCATACTGCCGACCATTTTCTGCGTGCTCTGGATGAACGCCTTCGGAGGCACGGCAGTTCATCAGTTCTTGATCGACGGTTACACGGGGGTTACAGAAACGGTCGCGACGGGGCTTCACGGACTCGCTTTGTTCAAGCTGCTGGAGACGTTTCCGCTGACACATCTGTTCAGTCTTGTGAGCATCGTCATGTTGTTTTCTTTTCTCGTCGTCTCGCTTGATTCCGGGTCTCTGGCCGTTGATTCCATAACGGCCGGGGGCAAGCTGAATACGCCCGTGCGCCAACGCGAGTTTTGGTGTCTTATAGGGGGACTTATCCCCGCCGTGCTGATGCTCGCAGGCGGATTGGGGTCATTTCAGGCCGCAGTTATCGTTGTAAGCCTCCCGCTCGCCGTTTTGTTCGTCGTGATGCTTTTCAGTATCTGGACGGGACTTCGCCGCGAGTTGCGCCACCCACATCATCCGAGACAGCCATCCCGCAAAGACGCCGGTTAA